DNA sequence from the Arthrobacter crystallopoietes genome:
CGGTGAACGAGATGGCCTATCAGATGCAGCACTTGAGCTACCTGTACGGGCTTTTTTACGGGCGGGGTAACCGCCCATCGGTAAACCACGGAAACGCGGCAAACTTCTACGCCTTATTTCTTATGGGGAGTGGTGCGTTGGAGGACCGGCTTTCGCAGCTGTTTCCCTCAGTTACCATTCACGGGAGCAGCGGTAGCTGAAGCCACTGACCACTGTAACGAGGCTGCTTCCGATACGTGGGCCGTGGACGTGGTTCACGAGACGAACATCCGATATTGCGACCGGTCTTTCTGCTGTCTCGCGACTGCGCATTACGGAAGCCGCCCAGGTCTCGGCCGCGCGGCTGCGCCAGCTTGATCTGGATGGAGTGGCACCGGACTGAGGCGTGATGCCGGTCCGCGGTGGAGGATGCCGCTTTATAGTGGTTGGCAGCGCAGGCCTCCTCTTCCGCGCATAGCGGCGTGGGCACCGGGAGCGAGCATCCGGTCCATCCGGACACAGGGATGGGCATGCCGTCGGCCGCGCAGCTGCACGATGTCGCCACCTGATTCCAGCGCGAATTCCTTGCCGATCAGCGGAGCCAAGTGGGCGCCCCGCAGGACTACGTTGCGGCGAGCCAAAAGTGGGTCAAACGGCGGGACGTCGAGCTCGGCGGCGATGGCCTCGAGAGATTCGACTGCCATCAACGTGACGGCCGCATCCATGTGGGCTGCTTTGCCGAAGAACCTGTCACCGAGGATGCCTTTGCCCGCCACCACCTCGACCCGGTCGAGATCTGCGGTGGGGACGCTTGCTGCGCCGTCGTTAGCTCTGCCGAAGTAGGCGTGGCCCGATGATACCAGCAGGTGCAGGATCTCCACTGGGTACCTGTACGTCGTCGTCATTTCACCGGGCTCTCCCGGACTGCTCCGTGCGCCTGTAGGGCGATCCTATCGGTCGGGAGTGTGTCGTGTGTGCGGCGGCGTGCTGCGAGCGGATTCGGTAGTTGTAGGCGGCTAGGCGACGGGCAGGGTTTCGGGGCTGGTGGTAACCGGAGGGCGGTTTCCGGTGCGGGTGGCGCCGATGCCGGCGGCGATGACCAGGGCGATCCCGAGGATCGCGAAGGGGCTGGGCACCTGGCCGAGGAAGGCGAGCCCGACGATCATGCCGATGGCCGGTTCCAGGCACATCAGCGTGCCGAAGGCTGCGGCGGTGAGCCGGCGCAGGGCCAGCAGTTCGAGGCTGAACGGCACTACCGGCAGCAGCAGGGCAAGCCCGACGCCGGCCAGCAGCAGGCGCCAGTCGAGGTGGGTGAACGCTTCCGGTCCCACCGTGAACGTTGCGACGAGCGCCGCGACCGGCATGGATACAGCCAGGGCGCCCAGTCCTTCGGCGGCGTCGCCCGCCCGCTGGGTCAGCAGGATGTAGGCGGCCCAGCAGAGGGCCGCGCCGAGCGCGAAGAGCACGCCCACGCCGTCGGTCTGGCCATGCCAGGGCTCGGTCAGCGCGACGACGCCTGCGCCGGCTACCAGTGCCCACAGCCGCGACACCCCTCGACCGCGCACCAAGGCCACGCCCAGCGGGCCGAGGAACTCCAGTGCGACGGCGGTGCCCAGAGGCAGTCGCTCGGCCGCGGCCATGAACAGGATGGTCATGCCGGCCGTGGCGACGCCCAGCAGGACGCAGGTGCGCAACGCGGCCGGGCTGAAGCGGATCCGCCAAGGCCGCGCGATGGCAACCAGGATCACGGCGGCCCATGCAAGGCGAAGCCACGCGACACCTCCTGCACCGAGTCGATCCACGAGTCCCACGGAAACGGCCAGACCCATTTGCACGCAGCACATGGCGGCGAACGCCATGGCGGTGCCGGAGGTCGTGCCGGAGATGCGGAGCGCAGTTGTCATCCCACCAGTAGAACCGGAATCCTCTATTCACGTCCACGTGATGGTCACGTGCATACCGTTCACGAAACGTGGACAATGAGGAAGGTGGATATTCGACGGCTTCGAACGCTGCTTGAGCTCTCGCGCAGTGGGTCGATGCGCGAAGTGGCCGATCTGCTCGGCACCACCACCTCGACGGTCTCGCAACAGATCGCGCTGCTCGCCCGCGAGACTGGTACGGTCCTGCTGGAACCCGAGGGCAGGGGAGTCCGGCTCACGCCGGCTGGGAGGCGCCTGTCGGAGCACGCGGCCACTATCCTCGCCGCAGTCGAGGCCGCGCGGGCGGACCTTGATCCGGAAGCCGCGCCTTCGGGCACCCTCCGGGTGGCTGGCTTCGCCACGGCGATCCGCAGAAACATCATGCCCGCCGTCAAAGAGGCTGCGGTCAGTCATCCGGCACTGCGGATCGCCGTGCAGGAACACGAGCCGGCCGAGGCGCTCGAAATGCTTTTAGCGGATAGGACGGACCTCGCACTGACCTACGACTACAACCTCGCTCCGGAGCTGGAGGATCCTCGGTTGGACAGGCTTCCTCTCTGGTCAACAGCCTGGGGCCTCGGCGTCCCCATGGACGACCAGCGATCCGTCAAAGGCAGCGCCTCGGAGGTTTTCAAAGCGTTCCGCGACCGGGACTGGGTCGGTAACTCGCGCAACCGGGCCGACGAGGTTGTGGTGCGGTCCATCGGTGCCCTCGCCGGCTTCGAACCCCGCCTGCGCCACGAAGCCGACAGCCTCGATCTCGTCGAAGACCTCATCCTCGCAGGTATGGGAGTCGGACTGCTGCCCGCGGACAGGAAGCCGCCATCCGGCGTCGCGGTCATCCCGCTCGCCGAGCCTGAAGTCCGGCTGCGCGCCTATGCCCACACGAGGAA
Encoded proteins:
- a CDS encoding LysR family transcriptional regulator; the protein is MDIRRLRTLLELSRSGSMREVADLLGTTTSTVSQQIALLARETGTVLLEPEGRGVRLTPAGRRLSEHAATILAAVEAARADLDPEAAPSGTLRVAGFATAIRRNIMPAVKEAAVSHPALRIAVQEHEPAEALEMLLADRTDLALTYDYNLAPELEDPRLDRLPLWSTAWGLGVPMDDQRSVKGSASEVFKAFRDRDWVGNSRNRADEVVVRSIGALAGFEPRLRHEADSLDLVEDLILAGMGVGLLPADRKPPSGVAVIPLAEPEVRLRAYAHTRKGRTTWPPLRYVLARLSSEQS
- a CDS encoding EamA family transporter, which produces MTTALRISGTTSGTAMAFAAMCCVQMGLAVSVGLVDRLGAGGVAWLRLAWAAVILVAIARPWRIRFSPAALRTCVLLGVATAGMTILFMAAAERLPLGTAVALEFLGPLGVALVRGRGVSRLWALVAGAGVVALTEPWHGQTDGVGVLFALGAALCWAAYILLTQRAGDAAEGLGALAVSMPVAALVATFTVGPEAFTHLDWRLLLAGVGLALLLPVVPFSLELLALRRLTAAAFGTLMCLEPAIGMIVGLAFLGQVPSPFAILGIALVIAAGIGATRTGNRPPVTTSPETLPVA